Proteins encoded by one window of Gloeocapsa sp. DLM2.Bin57:
- a CDS encoding DUF3143 domain-containing protein, which yields MVLPSADTPLYNHPLFAIEKWLENMGCEQDSQELNRWTLTQLNWSVQIYLDIEEIVVQYSPTVNNPTEIKRAFKYSLTREDVEEAIFSGP from the coding sequence TTTACCTAGTGCAGATACCCCCCTCTATAATCATCCTCTCTTTGCAATTGAAAAATGGCTGGAGAACATGGGTTGTGAACAAGATTCTCAGGAACTCAATCGTTGGACTCTGACTCAACTAAATTGGTCAGTTCAAATCTATTTAGATATCGAAGAAATAGTGGTACAGTATTCGCCAACGGTTAATAATCCCACAGAGATTAAAAGAGCTTTTAAATATTCTTTGACTAGAGAGGATGTAGAAGAGGCTATTTTTTCAGGTCCTTAG
- a CDS encoding YdcF family protein — MCEVTSFWGLFSYQPQWGLTPLGWLVVGLVLVLITGLMVVKIHPFLAPRQPVEAEILLVEGWVSDDVMIGAITEFYRGNYQLIITTGSPLIKGHFLCEYKNFADLAAATLVALGFEQSKIISIPSPVVAINRTQSAALTVRDWLLNYSEPIKGVNIYSWDVHTRRSWLLYRQTLQPEWKVGAIAHPPEFYDPQTWWTSSAGVRSIIPEAIAYLYARLS; from the coding sequence ATGTGTGAAGTAACTAGCTTTTGGGGTTTGTTTAGTTATCAACCTCAATGGGGTTTAACTCCTTTAGGTTGGTTAGTAGTAGGATTAGTTTTAGTTTTAATTACTGGGTTAATGGTTGTGAAAATTCACCCTTTTTTAGCGCCAAGACAACCAGTAGAAGCTGAGATCTTATTAGTAGAGGGTTGGGTAAGTGATGATGTGATGATCGGAGCGATCACCGAATTTTATCGAGGTAATTATCAATTAATCATTACGACAGGATCACCCCTAATCAAGGGTCATTTTCTCTGTGAATATAAAAATTTTGCTGATTTAGCTGCAGCTACCTTAGTTGCGTTAGGTTTTGAGCAAAGTAAGATTATCTCTATTCCTTCACCAGTAGTAGCAATCAACCGTACTCAAAGCGCAGCTTTAACCGTCAGAGATTGGTTGTTAAACTATTCTGAACCTATTAAAGGTGTTAATATTTATTCTTGGGATGTACACACGCGCAGAAGTTGGTTACTTTATCGTCAAACTCTCCAACCTGAATGGAAAGTAGGGGCGATCGCTCATCCTCCTGAGTTTTATGATCCTCAAACTTGGTGGACTTCTAGTGCGGGTGTACGTTCAATCATACCAGAAGCGATCGCCTATTTATACGCTAGACTAAGCTAA
- a CDS encoding histidine--tRNA ligase, translating to MTIIKAIRGTKDILPTEVGYWQEVETTARQIFSQACYQEIRSPIFEQTSLFERGIGTNTDVVGKEMYTFLDKGDRSLTLRPEGTAGVVRAFIENNLYSSGGVQRLWYTGPMFRYERPQAGRQRQFHQIGLELLGTNDPRGDVEAIAIATDLLRNLGLVNLHLALNSVGTLADRSLYRQALIDYLTPYQQELDSDSQVRLLNNPLRILDSKDSKTQEIAQNAPRIIDYLSQQSREHFDRVQQLLTDLGIGYELNHCLVRGLDYYTHTAFEIQSQDLGAQATVCGGGRYDGLVQELGGPDTPAVGWAIGLERLIILLQQKRSLASKQPDFYLVSRGSEAEAKALILAQKLRNLGLTVELDLSGSAFAKQFKRASRQEAIACLILGDSEAETDTVQLKWLKTQTQETLTIAELLAKIPDLTQQLAANK from the coding sequence ATGACGATTATTAAAGCTATACGAGGAACAAAAGATATTTTACCTACAGAGGTAGGTTATTGGCAAGAGGTAGAAACAACCGCGCGCCAAATCTTTAGCCAAGCTTGTTATCAAGAAATTCGCTCACCCATTTTTGAACAAACTTCCTTGTTTGAAAGAGGAATCGGTACTAATACAGATGTGGTGGGGAAAGAAATGTACACTTTCCTAGATAAAGGCGATCGTTCCTTAACTCTACGTCCTGAAGGAACAGCGGGAGTGGTTCGGGCTTTTATCGAAAATAACCTTTATAGTAGTGGTGGAGTACAAAGACTCTGGTACACAGGTCCAATGTTTCGCTACGAACGTCCCCAAGCGGGACGTCAACGACAATTTCACCAAATAGGGTTAGAATTACTCGGAACAAATGACCCCAGAGGAGATGTAGAAGCGATCGCCATCGCTACAGATTTATTGCGCAATCTTGGTTTAGTTAATCTACACTTAGCCCTTAATTCCGTAGGAACATTAGCAGATCGCAGTTTATATCGTCAAGCTTTAATAGATTATCTAACCCCCTATCAACAAGAATTAGACTCAGACTCACAAGTACGTCTCTTAAATAATCCTTTGAGAATTCTTGATAGTAAAGACAGTAAAACTCAAGAAATAGCTCAAAATGCACCGAGAATCATTGACTATTTAAGTCAACAATCCCGAGAACATTTTGATCGGGTACAACAACTGTTGACCGATTTAGGTATTGGTTATGAACTCAATCACTGCTTAGTGAGAGGTTTAGATTATTATACTCATACCGCTTTTGAAATTCAATCTCAGGATTTAGGTGCGCAAGCTACTGTTTGTGGGGGTGGACGTTACGATGGATTAGTGCAAGAATTAGGAGGACCTGATACTCCCGCGGTAGGTTGGGCAATTGGACTAGAAAGGTTGATAATATTATTACAACAAAAACGCTCTCTTGCCAGTAAACAACCAGACTTTTATCTGGTGTCCCGTGGAAGTGAAGCTGAAGCCAAAGCCTTGATTTTAGCGCAAAAATTGCGCAATCTTGGCTTAACAGTAGAATTAGATCTCAGTGGTAGTGCTTTTGCGAAACAGTTTAAACGCGCTAGTCGTCAAGAGGCGATCGCTTGTTTAATTTTAGGAGATAGCGAAGCAGAAACGGACACAGTGCAATTAAAATGGTTGAAAACCCAAACCCAAGAAACCTTAACTATTGCCGAATTATTAGCTAAAATACCCGATTTAACTCAACAATTAGCAGCAAATAAGTGA